A DNA window from Natronogracilivirga saccharolytica contains the following coding sequences:
- a CDS encoding rhodanese-related sulfurtransferase codes for MRYLSTSYDLVYFQTFFEPTHLGTMQQQYRVILYYKFASLAEPEHWVAEHREWCRDHGLKGRVYISEEGINGTLGGTTEHISAYKHFLWSKKGFEDTVFKEDECDHIPFARLSVKYRPEIVSLHAGTELDPVTDGGNHLQPEEWRRLMESGEEYVMIDVRNQYESRIGHFEGTLKPKVDQFYDFPKWLDESGIEKDKKILMYCTGGIRCEKFSVLMKKNGYSDVNQLHGGILNYARKEGGKHFRGKCFVFDDRLVVPVNPEEQDPVSYCDITGEPCDMYINCANMECNRLFICSEKGAALMEGCCSEACRRHPHKRPFDPEKAYAPFRRWYHYFDRSFKSRADGQ; via the coding sequence ATGCGTTATCTTTCCACTTCTTACGACCTTGTATACTTTCAAACTTTTTTCGAACCAACGCACCTCGGAACAATGCAGCAGCAATATCGGGTTATACTGTATTACAAATTTGCCAGCCTCGCTGAGCCGGAGCACTGGGTGGCTGAGCACAGGGAGTGGTGCCGTGATCATGGCCTTAAGGGACGGGTTTATATCTCCGAAGAGGGGATCAACGGTACACTTGGCGGAACAACGGAGCATATCTCTGCCTATAAACATTTTCTCTGGTCTAAAAAAGGATTTGAAGATACCGTGTTTAAGGAAGATGAATGTGACCACATACCCTTTGCGCGGCTGAGTGTCAAATATCGTCCGGAAATCGTCTCATTGCATGCCGGCACAGAGCTGGATCCGGTTACTGACGGAGGCAATCACCTGCAGCCGGAAGAGTGGCGGCGATTGATGGAATCCGGCGAAGAGTATGTGATGATTGATGTCCGGAATCAATATGAATCAAGAATAGGTCATTTTGAAGGCACTTTGAAACCAAAAGTCGACCAGTTTTATGATTTTCCGAAATGGCTGGATGAATCCGGCATCGAAAAGGATAAAAAAATCCTGATGTACTGTACCGGCGGGATTCGCTGTGAGAAGTTTTCGGTCCTGATGAAAAAGAATGGGTACAGCGACGTGAATCAGCTGCATGGCGGAATCCTCAATTATGCCCGAAAAGAGGGAGGAAAACATTTTCGCGGAAAGTGCTTTGTTTTTGACGACCGTCTCGTTGTGCCCGTGAATCCGGAGGAGCAGGATCCCGTAAGCTACTGCGATATTACCGGCGAGCCCTGCGATATGTACATCAACTGCGCCAACATGGAGTGTAACAGGCTGTTCATCTGCTCTGAGAAGGGCGCCGCGCTGATGGAAGGATGCTGCAGTGAAGCTTGCCGCCGGCATCCGCATAAGCGGCCTTTCGATCCCGAAAAAGCATATGCCCCGTTTCGCCGGTGGTATCACTATTTCGACAGGTCGTTCAAGAGCAGAGCTGATGGACAGTGA
- a CDS encoding T9SS type A sorting domain-containing protein, with protein MKIFIAIIIVTFLSGITVSPVSGQDVVRCLTPVFLDEADQKPDHAAMSASFRHETMAGLKEMQSRMAAFDDHVYESESGIFRLHYQTEGADSVWSDETGIGPEGVPDYIVKAAQYADSSYRYQVEQLGYADPLDQSVCGDSILPRMHLRFGDIRDGSGNKVFGYFNPSSPDTLFINSTFDDPGFQNNDNEESSYKGTIKNEILGALKVTIAHELKHAIQYATNCLSGDAGSFEWTEMDATMMEDVVFPNVNDYRNYIQGSAGIFGNPQTKFPVEYSHVTFMLHYHEYFGPGFWVDVWDVIGRAYPGKNIAMTSAMSEVIEAHNNGFGDGQTSLESTLIRNYLWHMASGNRAAESGGYGFAASAEYPDPVFFGSFDSIPHMPYNQATVPHHAGRFFEFHAGELHVAGQVALALFNSDTPLGIGLLAKKKSGEITEHIVTPEDSTLQKLALPFHWQDLEWLGMAVINLNSSAPLNRFELLAGTDPDGSGPVIERLIYGDLSGDGELTDEDALLMLENALHPADLPVSAYFQNDLSRSGRIGHYDAGKVFRLLDNRIRGFPMDENRNGLGPEWSRFTQHEPGDNDLVTAGREIKALTEDTITAALNIDTDLLFLDLEADMVLSVSGARDEAIHSLYLELAIDYPPEGGGTGKGDPIQLDIVDIFGNSLSGGRDGWRYEWNEEKLRLAYASSEPLEDPLNPGDILNIRFVPENEGYIHFRIDELRIDEHQYAINHEGMDTIRVLDPVGSETEDQLPSRVVLHQNYPNPFNPETKIEFDLPESMPVRLRVYDVTGRLLTTLVDDYLQAGRHRTRLDIRDHPGLGSGVYLYHLQAGSKTITRKMTLVK; from the coding sequence ATGAAAATCTTTATCGCAATCATAATCGTCACTTTTCTCTCCGGAATCACGGTATCACCGGTATCAGGCCAGGATGTTGTCCGTTGTCTTACACCGGTTTTTCTGGACGAAGCAGATCAGAAGCCGGATCATGCAGCCATGTCTGCATCCTTTCGGCATGAAACCATGGCCGGACTGAAGGAGATGCAGTCCCGCATGGCTGCATTTGACGATCATGTCTACGAGTCGGAGTCCGGCATCTTCCGGCTTCATTACCAGACGGAAGGCGCCGACAGTGTCTGGAGTGATGAAACCGGCATCGGTCCGGAGGGGGTGCCCGACTATATTGTAAAAGCTGCCCAGTACGCCGATTCCTCTTACCGGTATCAGGTGGAGCAACTCGGTTATGCAGATCCGCTCGATCAGTCCGTATGCGGAGACTCGATTTTGCCCCGGATGCATCTTCGTTTTGGTGATATCAGAGACGGATCGGGAAACAAAGTGTTTGGTTACTTCAACCCGTCATCGCCGGACACGCTGTTCATCAACAGCACCTTTGACGATCCCGGATTCCAGAATAACGACAACGAGGAATCATCATATAAGGGCACGATCAAGAATGAAATACTGGGCGCCCTGAAGGTTACCATCGCGCACGAACTCAAGCATGCCATCCAGTACGCCACAAACTGCCTGAGCGGTGACGCCGGATCCTTTGAATGGACGGAAATGGACGCAACCATGATGGAGGATGTCGTATTTCCGAATGTCAATGACTACCGCAACTACATTCAGGGCTCAGCGGGAATTTTCGGTAATCCGCAGACCAAGTTTCCTGTCGAATACAGCCATGTCACTTTCATGCTCCACTATCATGAGTATTTTGGACCCGGCTTCTGGGTGGATGTCTGGGATGTGATCGGCCGGGCCTATCCGGGAAAAAACATCGCCATGACGTCAGCCATGAGTGAGGTTATTGAAGCTCATAATAACGGTTTTGGCGACGGGCAGACCAGCCTCGAATCCACCCTGATCAGAAACTACCTGTGGCACATGGCATCCGGCAACCGTGCCGCAGAGAGCGGAGGGTACGGATTTGCCGCCTCCGCTGAGTATCCCGATCCTGTATTTTTCGGCAGTTTTGACTCCATCCCGCATATGCCCTATAACCAGGCTACGGTTCCGCATCATGCCGGACGCTTTTTCGAATTTCATGCCGGTGAATTGCATGTTGCCGGACAAGTTGCCCTGGCGCTGTTCAACAGTGACACTCCGCTCGGAATCGGGCTGCTCGCAAAAAAGAAGTCCGGCGAAATTACCGAGCATATTGTGACTCCGGAGGATTCCACCCTGCAAAAACTGGCACTGCCTTTTCACTGGCAGGATCTTGAATGGCTGGGCATGGCAGTGATCAATCTGAACAGTTCGGCACCGCTGAACCGTTTTGAGCTGCTTGCCGGAACGGATCCGGATGGAAGCGGCCCGGTCATCGAGCGCCTCATATACGGCGATCTTTCCGGCGACGGCGAGCTGACGGATGAAGATGCCCTGCTGATGCTTGAAAATGCGTTGCATCCGGCCGACCTGCCGGTTTCCGCCTATTTCCAGAACGATCTTTCCAGAAGCGGCCGCATCGGCCATTATGATGCGGGCAAGGTTTTCCGCTTGCTTGACAACCGGATTCGTGGATTTCCGATGGATGAAAACCGCAACGGATTGGGTCCGGAGTGGTCCCGGTTCACTCAGCACGAACCCGGCGATAATGATCTTGTCACGGCTGGCCGGGAAATAAAGGCGCTTACAGAAGATACCATCACCGCTGCGTTGAATATTGATACGGACCTCCTGTTTCTGGACCTGGAGGCGGATATGGTTTTATCCGTTTCCGGAGCCCGTGACGAGGCGATACACTCGCTCTATCTGGAGCTGGCTATCGATTATCCGCCCGAAGGAGGAGGTACGGGAAAAGGTGATCCGATACAGCTTGATATTGTGGATATATTCGGAAACAGCCTGTCTGGCGGACGTGATGGCTGGAGGTATGAATGGAATGAAGAAAAGCTGCGGCTGGCTTATGCCTCATCGGAACCCCTGGAAGACCCTCTTAACCCGGGAGATATTCTCAACATCAGGTTTGTGCCCGAAAATGAGGGTTACATTCATTTTCGCATTGATGAGCTTCGTATTGATGAGCATCAGTATGCTATTAATCACGAGGGAATGGATACCATCAGAGTACTGGACCCGGTGGGCTCGGAAACAGAAGACCAGCTGCCTTCCCGGGTTGTCCTGCATCAAAACTACCCCAATCCGTTTAATCCGGAGACAAAAATTGAGTTTGACCTCCCGGAATCCATGCCGGTGAGGCTCCGGGTTTATGACGTTACCGGCCGCCTGCTGACTACCCTTGTGGATGACTATTTGCAGGCCGGAAGGCACAGAACACGGTTGGACATACGCGATCATCCCGGTCTTGGAAGCGGAGTCTATTTATATCACCTTCAGGCAGGAAGCAAAACCATTACCCGCAAAATGACACTGGTGAAATGA
- a CDS encoding CotH kinase family protein: MIDRGGFPVMMVFILLFSVAMSSLALDHQSAYDGVAGERSDRQSHGEHAHGHHGLDEPAHGQYDGARQNQNVRINEFMSSNNLTASDEDGDFEDWIELVNTGSEPVSTEHLALSDDPEDPWRWMLPDTTIAPGDFLLIWASGKDRTEPGRPLHANFAINRLGEPLLLSHVITGERIDSIPPVHLNSDHSFGRKPDGTGEWYFFREATPGAPNTTEAYRDRLGPPSFSHPQGFHTSAFKLEVAHNDPEATIYYTLNGDSPDSSSKKLEPGQEIPIRDRSDDPNAFSTIRTTEMDGHNLHFTKPDHPVAKGTVLRFLVTRPGYLPEEITKTYFVFDEGAERYSFPVVSVVSDSMNFFGHEEGIYVPGIHYEKDPRPGHGNYRMRGRDWEAPSHVTMFEGDGSVAFDQGAGIRIHGGFSRQGPQKSLRLYARTEYGDDRFHYPVFPDQDYYSYNRLLLRNSGNDWVETMFRDAASQTVVRHMNFKTQAYRPALVFINGEYWGIQNFRERYDRHLIGRVAGVDEENIDLLDDHMRPKEGDSLHYRETRDIFVKEDMSDPEQYQRILKRIDMDNLLDYYTAQVWFGNDDWPHNNIDFWRLRTEYRPDAPAGHDGRWRWMLVDTDRSMALFNYFALPNYDLLDWLLREVNPRTGEAWPNELLRNLLDSPEFHRKFVNRMAGHLNTTFRPERVKEIVSSMADVVRPEIEEHIGRWERPQSKESWQGAVGNMLSFADLRPDHVRNHIKEHLGTGPTVTLTVDVSDAGSGYVQVESIDLLPETPGVVPPSNQSAGAGNEQLYDTKRQRRLPVDDVGSEADVYPWDGVYFEEVPVKLVARAWPGHQFSHWEKKENSGDYTEPQHTDTLMLSLSGDAVTEGEVHVKAVFEPDNDQVIEPKPHVLASGEYRFEEWPADTTAGAHPPSLAFVYMDHKEPRLDAEIEGETSGLFHLQSRTRVTGHGSEGFAFINTSHPDGNEGYPGRRLGGALLNLDTRDVEENTVSVSWTGLTHAENSRRYHLRLQYRIGDSGPFHDVTDAEGDPVTYKPQADGESAKMGPHYLPGHLIDKPLVQLFWRYYYSGKRTDPVDGSRSWLGVSDISVQPDRLTGADPDGKDPEGPDSEIPSRVELKQNYPNPFNPVTVISYRLPEETNVRLSVYDSIGRRVVTLVDGKQTAGSHDVTFDGTGLASGVYIYHLEAGDVVRSGTMTLLK, translated from the coding sequence ATGATCGATAGGGGCGGCTTTCCGGTAATGATGGTGTTCATTCTGCTTTTTTCGGTGGCCATGAGTTCCCTGGCTCTGGATCATCAGTCTGCCTATGACGGAGTAGCGGGTGAAAGGTCTGATCGGCAAAGTCATGGTGAACATGCTCACGGGCATCACGGGCTTGATGAACCGGCCCATGGTCAATATGATGGTGCCCGACAGAATCAAAATGTCCGGATAAACGAATTCATGTCATCCAACAATCTGACCGCCAGTGATGAGGACGGCGATTTTGAGGACTGGATTGAACTGGTTAATACCGGCAGCGAACCCGTTTCAACAGAACATCTGGCACTTTCTGATGACCCGGAAGACCCGTGGCGATGGATGCTTCCGGACACGACCATTGCTCCGGGAGATTTTCTGCTGATCTGGGCGTCGGGGAAAGACCGCACCGAACCGGGCAGGCCGTTGCATGCCAATTTTGCGATTAACCGTCTTGGAGAGCCGCTGCTTCTCAGCCATGTGATTACCGGTGAGCGGATCGATTCCATCCCGCCGGTACATCTGAACAGCGATCACTCCTTCGGCCGCAAGCCGGACGGAACCGGCGAATGGTATTTTTTCCGCGAGGCAACACCGGGCGCCCCCAATACCACCGAAGCCTACCGCGACCGGCTGGGTCCACCGTCGTTTTCACACCCTCAAGGGTTTCACACGAGCGCTTTTAAACTTGAAGTGGCGCATAATGATCCTGAGGCCACTATTTACTACACTTTGAATGGGGACAGTCCGGACAGCTCGTCGAAGAAGCTGGAGCCCGGCCAGGAAATCCCCATACGTGACCGGTCTGATGATCCCAATGCATTTTCCACTATCCGCACGACCGAGATGGACGGTCATAACCTTCATTTCACAAAGCCGGATCATCCTGTTGCCAAGGGGACCGTGCTGCGGTTCCTTGTCACTCGACCCGGTTACCTGCCAGAAGAAATCACAAAGACCTATTTCGTATTTGACGAAGGCGCAGAAAGGTACTCCTTTCCGGTAGTTTCGGTGGTATCGGACAGTATGAATTTTTTCGGGCATGAGGAGGGCATTTATGTCCCGGGCATTCACTATGAAAAAGATCCCCGTCCGGGCCACGGCAATTACCGGATGAGGGGGCGCGACTGGGAGGCCCCATCGCATGTCACCATGTTTGAAGGAGACGGCAGTGTCGCATTTGATCAGGGCGCGGGCATCCGCATTCACGGCGGATTTTCCCGCCAGGGCCCGCAAAAAAGCCTGCGCCTTTACGCCAGGACGGAATACGGCGACGACCGTTTTCACTATCCGGTATTTCCGGATCAGGATTATTATTCATACAACCGGCTGCTGTTGCGCAACTCCGGCAATGACTGGGTTGAAACCATGTTTCGCGATGCCGCTTCCCAGACTGTGGTGCGCCACATGAATTTCAAGACCCAGGCCTACCGGCCGGCACTTGTATTTATCAACGGAGAATACTGGGGCATCCAGAACTTCCGCGAAAGGTACGACCGGCACCTGATCGGCAGGGTTGCCGGCGTGGATGAAGAAAATATTGACCTGCTTGACGACCATATGCGGCCCAAGGAGGGCGACAGCCTGCATTACCGTGAAACCAGGGATATTTTTGTAAAAGAGGATATGTCGGATCCCGAACAGTACCAGAGGATTCTGAAGCGGATTGATATGGATAACCTGCTGGACTATTACACGGCTCAGGTCTGGTTCGGAAACGACGACTGGCCTCACAACAACATCGATTTCTGGCGGCTCAGAACGGAGTACCGGCCTGATGCGCCGGCAGGTCATGACGGCCGCTGGCGATGGATGCTTGTTGATACCGACCGGTCCATGGCTCTGTTCAACTATTTTGCCCTTCCGAACTACGATCTTCTTGACTGGCTCCTGCGAGAGGTCAATCCCCGTACGGGGGAAGCCTGGCCCAACGAACTGCTTCGCAATCTTCTTGACAGCCCTGAATTTCACAGGAAATTTGTCAACCGCATGGCCGGACATCTGAACACAACCTTCCGTCCGGAAAGAGTAAAAGAGATAGTCAGCAGTATGGCCGATGTGGTCAGACCTGAAATCGAAGAGCATATCGGGCGGTGGGAACGGCCACAAAGCAAAGAAAGCTGGCAGGGAGCTGTTGGGAATATGCTTTCTTTTGCAGATTTGCGCCCGGACCACGTTCGCAATCACATCAAGGAGCATCTCGGAACCGGCCCCACTGTAACCCTTACGGTGGATGTGAGCGATGCCGGCAGCGGCTATGTGCAGGTTGAAAGCATTGATCTTTTGCCGGAGACACCGGGGGTTGTACCGCCATCCAACCAGTCGGCAGGAGCCGGCAATGAGCAACTTTATGATACAAAGCGCCAGCGCAGGCTGCCTGTGGATGATGTTGGTTCCGAAGCAGATGTATATCCGTGGGATGGCGTATATTTTGAAGAGGTTCCTGTGAAACTCGTTGCCAGGGCCTGGCCCGGGCACCAGTTCTCCCACTGGGAGAAAAAAGAAAATTCCGGAGATTATACAGAACCGCAGCATACTGACACGCTGATGCTTTCTCTTTCAGGTGATGCTGTGACGGAGGGCGAGGTGCATGTAAAGGCGGTGTTCGAGCCCGATAATGATCAGGTTATTGAGCCGAAACCCCATGTTCTTGCCTCGGGGGAATACCGGTTTGAGGAATGGCCTGCCGATACAACCGCAGGCGCACATCCACCCTCCCTGGCGTTTGTATACATGGATCACAAAGAGCCCCGGCTGGATGCTGAGATTGAGGGTGAGACATCCGGTTTGTTTCATTTGCAATCACGGACAAGGGTGACCGGTCACGGATCGGAGGGCTTCGCGTTCATAAACACCTCTCATCCGGACGGAAATGAAGGCTACCCCGGCAGACGCCTGGGAGGCGCGTTGCTTAATCTGGATACGCGCGATGTGGAGGAAAACACCGTGTCGGTGTCCTGGACCGGCCTGACTCATGCGGAAAATTCGAGAAGATACCACCTCAGGCTTCAGTACCGCATCGGCGATTCCGGGCCGTTTCATGATGTCACTGACGCGGAGGGCGATCCTGTGACTTACAAACCGCAGGCTGACGGCGAATCCGCAAAGATGGGTCCTCATTATCTTCCCGGACATCTCATCGACAAACCGCTTGTACAATTATTCTGGCGCTATTATTACTCGGGGAAGCGGACGGATCCGGTTGACGGGTCACGGTCATGGCTGGGTGTGTCAGACATATCGGTACAGCCCGACAGACTTACGGGGGCGGATCCTGATGGGAAAGATCCCGAAGGACCGGATTCAGAAATTCCGTCCCGGGTAGAGCTTAAGCAAAACTATCCCAACCCATTCAATCCGGTAACGGTCATTTCTTACCGTCTGCCCGAGGAAACAAATGTCCGGCTTTCCGTCTACGACTCCATCGGCCGCCGGGTTGTCACGCTGGTTGACGGCAAGCAGACCGCAGGGAGTCATGACGTTACTTTTGACGGAACGGGGCTGGCAAGCGGGGTTTATATTTATCACCTCGAGGCCGGGGATGTTGTCAGGTCCGGAACCATGACACTTCTGAAATAG
- a CDS encoding T9SS type A sorting domain-containing protein encodes MLSFISGLVLLVLSGGWSSDHVRQEQQSARKSPQIGPGKEISAEPVKCMTPYILLQEEDPGRTDPALSEEPGKTVPADMLQDLELYYSKSGRFRIEYLTSGFSAVPAEDLTGTGVPDFVEWTADYADYAFERQVVDMGFVDPTRNHGEECGNRSGAWQDTVITIRYRSFNAYGEFNPNTPFQFTVHNNFEGFPENTDPDGNVKGALKATVAHELKHVIQYATNCLQGDAGSFDWVEMDATMMENVVFPEVNDYYNYIGGTSGIFGNPRRSTPVAYSHVTWSLFYAEELGIDFWVDTWEIIRDEPLSPMIRAMRMAMADDSYNNNRAQDMPVRTESGDFLTLFIRNHLWHAASGARTSPDYGFSESVDYPDASVTENRGPVPEPYTGTGSLDRLSATYSMFYPASSQTGNLQITAEHGSGNMGVGVLAYKEDGSTAEWLIPSGSETTTGAVSPFLASNTDSFLVALVNADPEQALNYEVELSIKTVPEEFALESNYPNPFSTSGNPGTNIVFLLPEREHVTITVYDAAGRKVAVLFDDEADPGRHVVSFEPRNLASGVYIYRVHAGPVRKSGKMTFIR; translated from the coding sequence ATGCTTTCATTCATATCGGGTTTAGTTTTGCTGGTTTTGTCCGGAGGATGGAGCAGCGACCACGTACGCCAGGAACAACAGTCCGCCCGGAAAAGCCCTCAGATCGGTCCCGGAAAGGAAATAAGTGCGGAGCCGGTGAAATGCATGACACCTTATATCCTGCTTCAGGAGGAAGATCCCGGACGAACTGATCCTGCATTGAGCGAGGAGCCCGGCAAAACGGTTCCGGCAGATATGCTGCAGGATCTTGAGCTTTATTACTCAAAGTCGGGCAGGTTCCGGATTGAATACCTGACAAGCGGCTTCAGTGCGGTCCCGGCGGAGGATCTTACAGGAACGGGAGTTCCGGATTTTGTGGAATGGACGGCCGATTACGCCGACTATGCTTTTGAGCGCCAGGTGGTGGATATGGGCTTTGTTGACCCCACTCGCAACCACGGCGAAGAGTGCGGCAACCGGTCCGGCGCCTGGCAGGACACCGTTATCACCATCAGGTACCGAAGTTTCAACGCCTATGGCGAATTCAATCCAAATACGCCTTTTCAGTTTACCGTTCACAACAACTTTGAGGGGTTTCCGGAAAATACGGATCCGGACGGCAACGTGAAGGGCGCCCTGAAAGCGACAGTTGCACATGAGCTCAAGCATGTCATTCAGTATGCGACCAATTGCCTGCAGGGAGATGCCGGCAGTTTTGACTGGGTGGAAATGGATGCCACGATGATGGAAAACGTCGTATTTCCTGAGGTGAATGATTACTACAACTATATTGGCGGAACATCCGGCATATTCGGCAATCCGCGGCGGTCGACGCCCGTCGCCTACAGCCACGTCACCTGGTCGCTTTTTTATGCGGAAGAGCTCGGCATTGATTTCTGGGTCGATACCTGGGAAATCATCCGGGATGAACCCCTGAGCCCCATGATACGGGCAATGCGCATGGCGATGGCGGATGATAGTTACAATAATAACCGTGCACAGGACATGCCGGTCCGCACAGAAAGCGGCGATTTCCTTACCCTGTTTATCAGAAATCATCTCTGGCACGCGGCGTCAGGGGCCCGGACATCGCCTGACTACGGTTTTTCAGAGTCCGTCGATTATCCGGATGCTTCTGTAACAGAAAACCGGGGACCTGTCCCTGAGCCGTACACCGGCACAGGCAGTCTTGATCGCCTGTCCGCAACATACAGCATGTTCTATCCGGCATCGTCACAAACAGGTAACCTGCAGATCACGGCGGAACACGGCAGTGGGAATATGGGGGTGGGAGTACTGGCCTACAAGGAAGACGGCAGTACTGCAGAATGGCTGATTCCGTCAGGTTCAGAAACCACAACCGGGGCTGTTTCGCCATTTCTGGCATCCAACACGGATTCGTTTTTAGTGGCGCTGGTTAATGCCGATCCGGAACAGGCTTTGAATTATGAAGTTGAGCTGAGTATCAAAACCGTCCCCGAAGAATTTGCTCTGGAATCAAATTATCCCAATCCGTTTTCGACTTCGGGCAATCCGGGGACAAACATTGTATTTCTTCTTCCCGAACGGGAGCATGTAACCATAACCGTTTATGATGCCGCCGGCCGGAAGGTAGCTGTTCTTTTTGATGATGAAGCGGATCCGGGGCGGCATGTTGTTTCCTTTGAGCCGCGCAATCTTGCAAGCGGCGTTTACATATACAGGGTGCATGCCGGTCCGGTCAGAAAAAGCGGCAAAATGACGTTTATTCGCTGA
- a CDS encoding pseudouridine synthase, translating to MPRFAGGITISTGRSRAELMDSENGIIPFTDGLFRKVRIAAPYRRYMTCRVKSHEAGLEIIRFLRLRFPFRSRDQWIERLLSDSVSQGRRILRPGDQIAANPHLTFFSPSYTEPSVPDETVVLEESKDYLLVYKPAPMPVHPGGRYNRNTLTSILEGFGYQKSRTKILHRLDAVTSGIILFGLNNTFARNIQSAFAFGTVTKSYLCVVSGNPDQDRITIDRPVRRSHGFRFKISADGKPSQTHFEVLKRGASTSIVKCTPVTGRTHQIRLHLREWGHPVADDPVYGFGTGISNPENSSGPCSAQNNHGENSADAIQNTGISLLHYRLHFPDLSLDCNLFDFFSRPDGLHF from the coding sequence ATGCCCCGTTTCGCCGGTGGTATCACTATTTCGACAGGTCGTTCAAGAGCAGAGCTGATGGACAGTGAGAACGGAATCATTCCATTCACTGACGGTTTGTTTCGCAAAGTGAGAATAGCAGCTCCCTATCGCCGCTATATGACCTGTCGTGTAAAAAGCCATGAGGCGGGTCTTGAAATTATCCGCTTTCTCAGACTCAGGTTTCCTTTTCGATCCCGCGACCAGTGGATTGAGAGGCTGCTCAGCGATTCGGTTTCCCAGGGCAGACGCATACTGCGGCCCGGCGACCAGATTGCCGCCAATCCCCATCTGACTTTTTTCTCGCCGTCATATACAGAACCATCCGTCCCGGATGAAACAGTTGTACTCGAAGAATCAAAGGACTATCTGCTTGTGTACAAACCGGCCCCGATGCCGGTGCATCCTGGCGGCCGTTATAACAGAAATACACTCACTTCCATACTTGAAGGGTTCGGGTATCAAAAAAGCCGGACGAAAATATTGCACCGGCTTGATGCGGTCACATCCGGCATCATCCTTTTCGGACTGAATAACACCTTTGCAAGGAACATTCAGTCTGCTTTTGCTTTCGGCACTGTAACCAAATCCTATCTCTGTGTTGTCTCCGGCAATCCGGATCAGGACCGGATAACCATTGACAGGCCGGTGCGAAGAAGCCACGGATTCCGGTTTAAAATTTCGGCGGACGGAAAGCCTTCACAAACTCATTTTGAAGTACTCAAACGCGGCGCCAGTACATCCATTGTAAAATGTACGCCGGTGACCGGACGTACGCATCAGATACGGCTCCACCTTCGTGAGTGGGGACATCCGGTTGCGGACGACCCCGTTTACGGATTCGGAACCGGCATCAGCAACCCTGAAAATTCATCCGGACCCTGCTCAGCGCAAAATAATCACGGAGAGAACTCAGCAGACGCAATCCAGAACACCGGTATTTCGTTGCTTCATTACAGACTTCACTTTCCGGATTTATCCCTGGACTGCAATCTATTTGACTTTTTCTCCCGGCCCGATGGTTTACATTTTTAA